The following are encoded together in the Thermus filiformis genome:
- the cbbX gene encoding CbbX protein → MTQPVADLSQLMHESQISEVLDRLDRELVGLRPVKQRIREIAAYLVISRLRQGLGLVAERPVLHMAFTGSPGTGKTTVAMRMATILHRLGYIRREHLVVASRDDLVGQYIGHTAPKTKEVLKRAMGGVLFIDEAYSLYRAENERDYGQETIEILLQVMENQREDLVVILAGYKDRMEQFFNLNPGMRSRIAHHIEFPDYTLEELLEIGKLMLQAQNYEMDEEALSAFREYLERRMRLPGFANARSVRNAIDRFKLRQAYRLFTKGGQVSAEDLRRIVADDIYQSSVFRTPLPEEGEHAP, encoded by the coding sequence GTGACCCAGCCCGTGGCCGACCTCAGCCAGCTCATGCACGAGAGCCAGATCAGCGAGGTCCTGGACCGGCTGGACCGGGAGCTCGTGGGGCTTAGGCCCGTGAAGCAGCGCATCCGGGAGATCGCCGCCTATCTGGTCATCTCCCGGCTCCGCCAGGGCCTGGGCCTGGTGGCGGAGCGGCCCGTCTTGCACATGGCCTTCACCGGCTCCCCGGGGACCGGGAAGACCACGGTGGCCATGCGCATGGCCACCATCCTGCACCGCCTGGGCTACATCCGGCGGGAGCACCTGGTGGTGGCCAGCCGGGACGACCTGGTGGGCCAGTACATCGGCCACACCGCCCCCAAGACCAAGGAGGTGCTGAAGCGGGCCATGGGCGGGGTCCTCTTCATCGACGAGGCCTACAGCCTCTACCGGGCGGAGAACGAGCGGGACTACGGCCAGGAGACGATAGAGATCCTCCTCCAGGTGATGGAGAACCAGCGGGAGGACCTGGTGGTCATCCTGGCCGGGTACAAGGACCGGATGGAGCAGTTCTTCAACCTCAACCCCGGGATGCGCTCCCGCATCGCCCACCACATAGAGTTTCCCGACTACACCCTGGAGGAGCTTTTGGAGATCGGGAAGCTCATGCTCCAGGCGCAGAACTACGAGATGGACGAGGAGGCCCTTTCGGCCTTCCGGGAGTACCTGGAAAGGAGGATGCGCCTGCCGGGCTTCGCCAACGCCCGAAGCGTGCGCAACGCCATAGACCGGTTCAAGCTCCGGCAGGCCTACCGGCTGTTCACCAAAGGGGGGCAGGTGTCCGCGGAGGACCTGCGGCGCATCGTGGCGGACGACATCTACCAGAGCAGCGTCTTCCGCACCCCCCTTCCGGAGGAGGGAGAGCATGCCCCATAG
- a CDS encoding phosphoribulokinase: MLGIAGDSGAGKTTISSGIARLLGVERTTQICVDDYHKYDRKQRAALGITPLNPECNYMDIMEQHVRLLAQGEPILKPVYNHSTGTFDPPVYVPAPRAVEEGGRLVPRVVVLEGLLTLYSPELRSRYHLKVYLNPEEELRREWKIKRDVAKRGYTPEQVVADIERRMPDSEAFIWPQKEHADIVVRFYRPPGYDPENPSTLNVRIALRHSLPRLNLTEVLHLADEEEALIRLEARKNADVLDITGNVSAEKAQALENLIWEALGPHAEQFNPELIGTFWDKAGQSYPLALTQLIIAYYLVKMRELAIQKGVLHYA, translated from the coding sequence ATGTTGGGAATCGCGGGGGACTCGGGGGCGGGGAAGACCACCATCTCCAGCGGCATCGCCCGGCTTCTGGGCGTGGAGCGGACCACCCAGATCTGCGTGGACGACTACCACAAGTACGACCGGAAGCAGCGGGCGGCCCTGGGCATCACCCCCCTGAACCCCGAGTGCAACTACATGGACATCATGGAGCAGCACGTGCGGCTTCTCGCCCAGGGGGAGCCCATCCTGAAGCCCGTCTACAACCACTCCACGGGCACCTTTGACCCCCCGGTTTACGTGCCCGCCCCCCGGGCGGTGGAGGAGGGGGGGCGGCTCGTCCCCCGGGTGGTGGTCCTGGAGGGCCTCCTCACCCTCTACAGCCCCGAGCTGAGGAGCCGCTACCACCTCAAGGTCTACCTGAACCCGGAGGAGGAGCTGAGGCGGGAGTGGAAGATCAAGCGGGACGTGGCCAAGCGGGGCTACACCCCTGAGCAGGTGGTGGCGGACATAGAGCGCCGCATGCCCGACTCCGAGGCCTTCATCTGGCCCCAGAAGGAGCACGCGGACATCGTGGTCCGCTTCTACCGGCCCCCGGGCTACGACCCGGAGAACCCCAGCACCCTGAACGTCCGCATCGCCCTCCGCCACTCCCTGCCCCGGCTCAACCTGACGGAGGTCCTCCACCTGGCGGACGAGGAGGAGGCCCTGATCCGCCTCGAGGCCCGCAAGAACGCGGACGTGCTGGACATCACCGGCAACGTGAGCGCGGAGAAGGCCCAGGCCCTGGAGAACCTGATCTGGGAGGCCCTGGGCCCCCACGCGGAGCAGTTCAACCCGGAGCTGATCGGCACCTTCTGGGACAAGGCTGGGCAGAGCTACCCCCTGGCCCTTACCCAGCTCATCATCGCGTATTATCTGGTCAAGATGCGGGAGCTGGCCATCCAGAAGGGAGTGCTCCACTATGCCTAA
- the rpe gene encoding ribulose-phosphate 3-epimerase — protein sequence MPKPLFAPSILTADFARLGEAIREAEEAGVDWIHLDVMDGRFVPNLTFGPLLVEAVRRVTALPLDVHLMIVEPERYLKDFALAGADLITVHAEATFHPHRAVQQIKELGKKAGLAVNPGTPLAAFEPLLPELDLALLMSVNPGFGGQRYIPASTGRLRALKEMRDRLNPACLVEVDGGVNEKTLPLVLEAGADVVVAGSALFNERPVKENLSRLKEVARALGRG from the coding sequence ATGCCTAAGCCCCTGTTCGCCCCCTCCATCCTCACCGCCGATTTCGCCCGCCTGGGAGAAGCGATCCGCGAGGCGGAGGAGGCGGGGGTGGACTGGATCCACCTGGACGTGATGGACGGGCGCTTCGTCCCCAACCTCACCTTCGGCCCCCTGCTGGTGGAGGCGGTGCGCCGGGTGACCGCTTTGCCCTTGGACGTCCACCTGATGATCGTGGAGCCCGAGCGCTACCTCAAGGACTTCGCCCTGGCGGGGGCGGACCTGATCACCGTCCACGCGGAGGCCACCTTCCACCCCCACCGGGCGGTCCAGCAAATCAAGGAGCTGGGGAAGAAGGCGGGGCTCGCGGTCAACCCCGGGACCCCCTTGGCGGCCTTTGAGCCCCTCCTGCCCGAGCTGGACCTGGCCCTCCTCATGAGCGTCAACCCGGGCTTCGGGGGGCAGAGGTACATCCCCGCCTCCACGGGGCGGCTGAGGGCCCTCAAGGAGATGCGGGACCGACTCAACCCCGCCTGCCTGGTGGAGGTGGACGGGGGGGTGAACGAGAAGACCCTGCCTCTGGTCCTCGAGGCGGGGGCGGACGTGGTGGTGGCGGGAAGCGCGCTTTTCAACGAGCGGCCCGTGAAGGAAAACCTTTCTCGGCTCAAGGAGGTGGCACGTGCCCTTGGTCGTGGGTAA
- the fba gene encoding class II fructose-1,6-bisphosphate aldolase, with product MPLVVGKEVLDKARREGYAVPSFNTNNLEITQAILETAEEMRAPVFIQVSDGARKYAGLENLANLVRDMASRVSVPVVLHLDHGADYKMVLQALRAGFTSVMIDASHHPFEENVRETQRCVEAAHAVGVSVEAELGRLQGIEDNVQVSEAEAFLTDPEEAERFVELTGVDYLAIAIGTSHGAYKGKGRPYIDHRRLEEIARRVPLPLVLHGASGVPEWLKERLLATGAELKEATGIHDEDIRKAIPNGIAKINIDTDLRLAMTLGIREVVTQNPKEFDPRKIIGKGREYLKQVIREKFLLMGTAGRA from the coding sequence GTGCCCTTGGTCGTGGGTAAGGAGGTTCTGGACAAGGCGAGGCGGGAAGGCTACGCGGTCCCCAGCTTCAACACCAACAACCTGGAGATCACCCAGGCCATCCTGGAGACCGCAGAGGAGATGCGGGCCCCGGTCTTCATCCAGGTCTCGGACGGGGCGCGGAAGTACGCGGGGTTGGAGAACCTGGCCAACCTGGTGCGGGACATGGCGAGCCGGGTGAGCGTCCCGGTGGTCCTCCACCTGGACCACGGGGCCGACTACAAGATGGTCCTCCAGGCCCTGCGGGCCGGGTTCACCAGCGTGATGATTGACGCCAGCCACCACCCCTTTGAGGAGAACGTGCGCGAGACCCAGAGGTGCGTGGAGGCGGCCCATGCGGTGGGGGTGAGCGTGGAGGCGGAGCTGGGCCGCCTCCAGGGCATAGAGGACAACGTTCAGGTCTCGGAGGCGGAGGCCTTCCTGACCGATCCGGAGGAGGCCGAGCGCTTCGTGGAGCTCACGGGGGTGGACTACCTGGCCATCGCCATCGGGACCAGCCACGGGGCCTACAAGGGCAAGGGGCGGCCTTACATAGACCACCGGCGGCTCGAGGAAATCGCCCGCCGCGTTCCCCTTCCCCTGGTCCTCCACGGGGCGAGCGGGGTGCCGGAGTGGCTCAAGGAGAGGCTTTTGGCCACGGGGGCCGAGCTCAAGGAGGCCACGGGCATCCACGACGAGGACATCCGGAAGGCCATCCCCAACGGCATCGCCAAGATCAACATAGACACCGACCTCCGCCTGGCCATGACCCTGGGCATCCGCGAGGTGGTGACCCAGAACCCCAAGGAGTTTGACCCTCGGAAGATCATCGGCAAGGGGCGGGAGTACCTGAAGCAGGTCATCCGGGAGAAGTTCCTCCTGATGGGGACGGCGGGGCGGGCCTGA
- a CDS encoding trans-sulfuration enzyme family protein, with product MERPLKPETWLVVAGRPKGAGSPLNPPIVPASNFLHGAGRAYARDDGNPTWEAFEEVVGGLEGGRALAVSSGMAAAALALGLLPPGGLLVLPTDCYQGVVGLAEEGAALGRFRLRRIPLEDAAAWREAAKEADLLWLESISNPLLEVADLADLAQSRKPGGLLVVDNTFATPLNLRPLELGADLVLHSATKLLGGHSDLLLGVLVARDEVLWARLKKARALQGATPGVLEAFLALRGVRTLAVRLERAQKTAALLAERLATHPRVERVFYPGLPSHPSHRVARRLLKGYGTVVSFVVRGGAEGAEKVLARTRLIQHATSLGGVESTMERRAALPGQEHLAPGLLRLSVGLEAPEDLWADLEEALA from the coding sequence ATGGAAAGGCCCCTCAAGCCGGAGACCTGGCTGGTGGTGGCGGGCAGGCCCAAGGGGGCGGGAAGCCCCCTCAACCCCCCCATCGTCCCCGCCTCCAACTTCCTCCACGGGGCGGGAAGGGCCTACGCCCGGGACGACGGAAACCCCACCTGGGAGGCGTTTGAAGAGGTGGTGGGCGGCCTCGAGGGCGGCCGGGCCTTGGCCGTCTCCTCGGGGATGGCGGCTGCGGCCCTGGCCCTCGGCCTCCTGCCCCCGGGCGGCCTCCTGGTTCTTCCCACGGACTGCTACCAGGGGGTGGTGGGCCTGGCCGAGGAGGGGGCGGCCCTGGGGCGGTTCCGGCTGCGGCGGATCCCCCTCGAGGACGCCGCCGCCTGGCGGGAGGCGGCCAAGGAGGCGGACCTCCTTTGGCTCGAGTCCATCTCCAACCCCCTGCTGGAGGTGGCCGACCTGGCCGACCTGGCCCAGAGCAGGAAGCCCGGGGGGCTTCTCGTCGTGGACAACACCTTCGCCACCCCTTTAAACCTCCGCCCCCTGGAGCTGGGGGCCGACCTCGTCCTCCACTCCGCCACCAAGCTTCTGGGGGGGCACTCCGACCTCCTCCTGGGGGTCTTGGTCGCCCGGGACGAGGTCCTGTGGGCCCGCCTGAAAAAGGCTCGCGCCCTTCAGGGGGCCACCCCAGGGGTCTTGGAGGCCTTCCTGGCTCTCCGGGGGGTCCGCACCCTGGCGGTCCGGCTGGAGCGGGCACAGAAGACGGCGGCCCTCCTGGCCGAGAGGCTCGCGACCCACCCCCGGGTGGAGCGGGTCTTCTACCCCGGCCTCCCCTCTCACCCCAGCCACAGGGTGGCCCGCCGGCTCCTCAAGGGCTACGGCACGGTGGTCTCCTTCGTGGTGAGAGGCGGGGCGGAGGGGGCGGAAAAGGTCCTGGCCCGCACCCGGCTCATCCAACACGCCACCAGCCTGGGCGGGGTGGAGTCCACCATGGAGCGGCGGGCGGCCCTGCCCGGCCAGGAGCACCTCGCTCCCGGTCTCCTCCGGCTGAGCGTGGGCCTCGAGGCCCCCGAGGACCTCTGGGCCGACCTGGAAGAAGCCCTGGCCTGA
- a CDS encoding phosphate/phosphite/phosphonate ABC transporter substrate-binding protein: protein MRKRLFFALALLGLSLGLAQAPIKVRIGFNPTQNSDQLRPAAQAIADYIEKEFKGTIEVEVFIPTEYRGLIEAMRGGNLDFAFFPPDGYVIAHQDVGAEVLLKSVRGNSPYYWSAIIVRKDSGIKRIEQLEGKTIAWVDKNSAAGYVFPRAALVSRGIDPDKFFSKQVFAGKHDAAVLAVLNRSVDAAATFANDDRNKSGAWTQFLKPEEAAQITAIFYSRPIPGDTFSVSKQFLAKYPNLTKGIAAAIQRIRTPESKLLFNLYRIDYMVPAKDSDYDVVREARKIAGQ, encoded by the coding sequence ATGCGTAAGCGTCTCTTTTTTGCCCTGGCCCTTCTGGGCCTTTCCCTCGGTTTGGCGCAGGCTCCCATCAAGGTGCGCATCGGCTTTAACCCCACCCAGAACTCCGACCAACTCCGCCCCGCCGCCCAGGCCATCGCGGACTACATTGAGAAGGAGTTCAAGGGGACGATTGAGGTGGAGGTCTTCATCCCAACGGAGTACCGAGGGCTGATCGAGGCGATGCGGGGAGGCAACCTGGACTTCGCCTTCTTCCCCCCGGACGGCTACGTCATCGCTCACCAGGACGTGGGGGCGGAGGTCCTCCTCAAGAGCGTGCGCGGGAACAGCCCCTATTACTGGTCGGCCATCATCGTGCGCAAGGACTCGGGGATCAAGCGGATTGAGCAGCTCGAGGGGAAGACCATCGCATGGGTGGACAAGAACTCGGCGGCGGGCTACGTCTTTCCCCGGGCGGCCCTGGTCTCTCGCGGCATAGACCCCGACAAGTTCTTCTCCAAGCAGGTCTTCGCTGGGAAGCACGACGCGGCGGTTCTGGCCGTCCTCAACCGGTCCGTGGACGCCGCCGCCACCTTCGCCAATGACGACCGCAACAAGTCGGGGGCCTGGACCCAGTTCCTGAAGCCTGAGGAGGCTGCCCAGATTACCGCCATCTTCTACTCCCGGCCCATTCCCGGGGACACCTTCAGCGTGTCCAAGCAGTTCCTGGCCAAGTACCCCAACCTGACCAAGGGTATTGCTGCGGCCATCCAGCGCATCCGGACCCCCGAGAGCAAGCTGCTCTTCAACCTCTACCGGATTGACTACATGGTTCCCGCCAAGGACTCCGACTACGATGTGGTGCGGGAGGCCCGGAAAATCGCCGGCCAGTAA
- the phnC gene encoding phosphonate ABC transporter ATP-binding protein, with amino-acid sequence MIEVRDLSHVFQTPRGAFQALAEVSLAIPRGDFVAIIGRSGAGKSTFLRTLNGLLTPSRGQVLVHGTDITRLPKRELQKYRRRVGFIFQQFNLVPRLSVLDNVLHGRLGYLPTWRGLLGLYTDHDYQIARREIARVDLASKETARVDTLSGGQQQRVAIARAMAQEPELILADEPAANLDPVLSEEVMRILKGFNETLGVTVVVNIHTLELARKYARRIVAFRRGRVVFDGAPEALGEDLVDEIYERKETWA; translated from the coding sequence ATGATTGAGGTTCGCGACCTTTCCCACGTGTTCCAGACCCCTCGAGGCGCCTTCCAGGCCCTGGCCGAGGTCAGCCTGGCCATTCCGAGGGGGGACTTCGTGGCCATCATCGGCCGCTCGGGGGCGGGGAAGAGCACGTTTTTGCGGACGCTGAACGGGCTTCTCACCCCCAGCCGGGGCCAGGTCCTGGTCCATGGGACGGACATCACCCGCCTTCCCAAGCGGGAGCTTCAGAAGTACCGCCGCCGGGTGGGGTTCATCTTCCAGCAGTTCAACCTGGTCCCCCGGCTGAGCGTGCTGGACAATGTCCTCCACGGCAGGCTCGGGTATCTGCCCACATGGCGGGGTCTTCTGGGCCTTTACACGGACCACGACTACCAGATCGCCCGCCGGGAGATCGCCCGGGTGGACCTCGCCTCCAAGGAAACGGCCCGGGTGGACACCCTTTCCGGCGGGCAGCAGCAACGGGTGGCCATCGCCCGGGCCATGGCCCAGGAGCCGGAGCTGATCCTGGCCGACGAGCCCGCCGCCAACCTGGACCCGGTCCTCTCGGAGGAGGTCATGCGCATCCTAAAGGGGTTTAACGAGACCCTGGGCGTGACGGTGGTGGTCAACATCCACACCCTCGAGCTCGCCCGCAAGTACGCCCGGAGGATCGTGGCCTTCCGCAGGGGGCGGGTTGTTTTTGACGGCGCTCCGGAGGCGCTCGGCGAGGATCTGGTGGACGAGATCTACGAGCGCAAGGAGACGTGGGCATGA
- the phnE gene encoding phosphonate ABC transporter, permease protein PhnE, translating to MTPFFIFLIGAGLAVLLGMAKGSMRRLILGGSLGVGVAFVAFPFSRALGFLSRDTLDPTLLALAPVFPWLALVPVLAGGAWLLALRPRWAAWAGILGGGGLAFLGLFLQAQPAQLVRLAPIPGLMEGVAAFGVGLGAFLLLRSSRWRVAALVLAAALGGLAFFWLSTQGPLYLPKMVGYYKLLLPAPPGAEEELVAAYNASLPEKNAILRELGQPLLKPIASLRALEGNLPQEAAEAGYRLLQPGRLQYGALALFALSGLMLGAGLVFLRRPALWEAGDPWAALVFAGVVSALLPAFEATEFQLQKLAKGWPFLVQFMDKAWPPNLARPEAGIFPLQSVFSEMLLTVEIALVGTFLAAVFAVPTSFLAARNLTRGSAPMRAVFALMRAFYNVDRGVDTLILALVFVAAVGLGPFAGVLAMAIHSLADLGKLYSEAIENADKGPIEALEATGAAGVNVLRWAILPQVLPLFVSYTLYRFEINFRVSVVLGLVGAGGIGYFIKGAMDAGHYDQMIIGVIAIVVVVNLIDFASSWLRSKMV from the coding sequence ATGACCCCGTTCTTCATCTTCCTCATCGGCGCTGGCCTGGCGGTTCTTTTGGGAATGGCCAAGGGTTCCATGCGCCGCCTCATCCTGGGGGGCAGCCTCGGGGTGGGGGTGGCCTTCGTGGCCTTTCCCTTCAGCCGCGCCCTGGGTTTCCTCAGCCGGGACACGCTGGACCCCACCTTGCTTGCCTTGGCCCCCGTCTTCCCCTGGCTCGCCCTGGTGCCCGTCCTGGCCGGGGGGGCCTGGCTTTTGGCCCTCCGGCCCCGGTGGGCGGCTTGGGCCGGGATCCTGGGGGGCGGGGGGCTCGCCTTCTTGGGACTTTTCCTCCAGGCTCAGCCCGCCCAGCTGGTGCGGCTTGCGCCCATCCCTGGCTTGATGGAGGGCGTGGCCGCCTTCGGGGTGGGCCTGGGGGCCTTCCTCCTTCTTCGGTCCTCCCGGTGGCGGGTGGCCGCCCTGGTCCTGGCCGCTGCTCTGGGGGGGCTGGCCTTTTTCTGGCTGAGCACCCAGGGCCCCCTTTACCTGCCCAAGATGGTGGGGTACTACAAGCTCCTTCTGCCCGCCCCCCCAGGGGCGGAGGAGGAGCTGGTCGCCGCCTACAACGCCTCCCTCCCGGAGAAGAACGCCATCCTCCGGGAGCTGGGTCAGCCTTTGCTAAAGCCCATCGCCTCCCTGCGGGCCCTCGAGGGCAACCTTCCCCAGGAGGCGGCCGAGGCGGGGTACCGCCTCTTGCAACCCGGCCGCCTGCAGTACGGTGCCCTGGCCCTGTTCGCCCTTTCTGGCCTGATGCTGGGGGCGGGCCTGGTCTTCCTGCGCCGCCCTGCCTTATGGGAGGCGGGTGACCCCTGGGCCGCCCTGGTCTTTGCGGGGGTGGTTTCGGCGCTCCTGCCGGCTTTTGAGGCCACGGAGTTCCAGCTGCAAAAGCTGGCCAAGGGCTGGCCCTTCCTGGTCCAGTTCATGGACAAGGCCTGGCCTCCCAACCTGGCCCGCCCCGAGGCGGGGATCTTCCCCTTGCAAAGCGTCTTCTCCGAGATGCTCCTGACGGTGGAGATTGCCTTGGTCGGCACCTTCTTGGCCGCCGTCTTCGCCGTGCCCACCAGCTTCCTGGCGGCCCGTAACCTCACCCGGGGTAGCGCCCCGATGCGGGCCGTGTTCGCCCTGATGCGGGCTTTCTACAACGTGGATCGGGGGGTGGACACCCTCATCCTGGCCCTGGTCTTTGTGGCCGCTGTGGGGCTCGGACCCTTTGCCGGGGTCCTGGCCATGGCCATCCACTCCCTCGCCGACCTGGGCAAGCTCTACTCCGAAGCGATAGAGAACGCGGACAAAGGTCCTATAGAGGCCCTCGAGGCCACGGGGGCCGCCGGGGTCAACGTGCTCCGCTGGGCCATCCTTCCCCAGGTCCTCCCCCTCTTCGTCTCCTATACTCTATACCGGTTTGAGATCAACTTCCGGGTCTCCGTGGTCCTAGGACTGGTGGGGGCGGGGGGCATCGGCTACTTCATCAAGGGGGCGATGGACGCGGGGCATTACGACCAGATGATCATCGGCGTGATCGCCATCGTGGTGGTGGTCAACCTGATTGACTTCGCCTCCTCCTGGCTTCGCAGCAAAATGGTGTGA